One window of Acropora palmata chromosome 1, jaAcrPala1.3, whole genome shotgun sequence genomic DNA carries:
- the LOC141890735 gene encoding galanin receptor 2b-like, translating into MKEHNTGVDTTRSKLIAYDIALFNVNCIFLALGTIENILICLVLFKAYKVRAPHRPVLKLSNFFLLQLAITDLVFRAVNFFRRLLANRPIELDLFACKIVIFSSFTCAAVNFVLLAGIAVDRYVHILFPIRTLGVKPKKSLITLFIWIYALASCSGFIFSATVSNEPVPAPRHLRRTSSSPRNYTKIDEGDPPPGHCIPGNVSSSTQTIPFSFYFSFAFVVPLLAIIFSYTMIIISLWRKAKAIDLGNKSRARAQLRTMKIFAIIVLSFLFSWAPLMIHDMITSSPKKLGILPVRPLFYCITQTSSIFNPIIYAFGDPNFRRNFRRLFRLGKSNGGNIDHVSPVNVQKVEGVYQFQMTQQNARHINQ; encoded by the coding sequence ATGAAGGAACACAACACGGGCGTTGATACAACTAGAAGCAAGCTTATTGCGTACGACATCGCACTTTTCAACGTCAACTGCATCTTCCTTGCCTTGGGCACGATTGAAAACATTCTTATATGCTTGGTTTTATTCAAGGCCTACAAAGTCAGAGCCCCTCATCGGCCGGTGTTGAAACTGTCAAATTTCTTTCTCCTGCAGTTGGCCATCACAGACTTAGTCTTCAGAGCTGTTAATTTCTTTCGCCGGTTGTTAGCGAATCGTCCCATAGAATTAGACTTATTTGCATGCAAGATAGTCATATTTTCCTCCTTCACTTGTGCTGCGGTTAATTTCGTTCTTCTCGCAGGGATTGCAGTTGATCGGTACGTTCATATTCTGTTTCCAATCCGGACTCTCGGCGTTAAACCTAAGAAATCTTTGATCACGCTTTTTATCTGGATTTATGCTTTGGCGAGTTGTTCTGGTTTTATCTTTAGTGCAACAGTCTCTAATGAACCCGTGCCCGCCCCAAGACATCTGCGAAGAACAAGTTCTTCCCCAAGAAATTATACCAAAATCGATGAGGGAGACCCTCCTCCCGGACATTGCATTCCAGGAAACGTCAGCAGCTCGACTCAGACGattcctttctctttttacTTTTCCTTCGCGTTTGTGGTGCCACTTTTGGCAATCATATTTTCCTACACcatgataattatttctctttggCGAAAGGCGAAGGCAATTGATCTGGGAAACAAAAGTAGAGCGAGGGCACAATTACGAACCATGAAAATATTCGCCATAATTGTCCTCAGTTTTCTCTTCAGCTGGGCACCGCTGATGATTCACGACATGATAACATCTTCCCCCAAAAAACTCGGGATATTACCTGTAAGACCTTTATTTTACTGCATCACACAAACCAGTTCGATATTTAATCCGATCATCTACGCATTCGGCGATCCTAACTTCAGAAGAAACTTTCGGCGGCTGTTTCGTCTAGGGAAGAGCAATGGTGGAAATATTGACCACGTTTCCCCTGTTAATGTGCAGAAGGTCGAAGGCGTTTATCAATTTCAAATGACTCAACAAAATGCAAGACATATAAATCAATGA